The Halosimplex litoreum genome has a window encoding:
- a CDS encoding sensor histidine kinase, with the protein MGFEQRQDFARQVADLNKYGQALNQCESVDEVVSLTLEAITILFELTDVTVVEVRNGDLHVVGSTNPEVSAGGAPSEVAREAHETGETVTVSGEAAGLTDDDDTAATLAVPEGIVDEPICVIVVRSSSDEAFGDEVVRPMEILATHAATAISNIRSRERLERARQDLETRKEMVEMYDRLLRHDIGNDLQIIAGFANAVSELVEDERAGEYVGKIERAADNSADLIQRVGDLVSTLEAQNEPDARDLRPLLEDTVRDATDQYESLSVEFDPAEFEHRVYAGDLLDSVFTNVLTNAAVHSDGDVTVDLYAETPAPDRLVVGMADDGSGIDSELREDIFEMGVKGEDSEGTGFGLGFVRALTESYGGGVDVRESAAGGADFRVTLERV; encoded by the coding sequence ATGGGATTCGAACAACGACAGGACTTCGCACGGCAGGTCGCCGACCTCAACAAGTACGGACAGGCGCTGAACCAGTGCGAATCCGTCGACGAGGTCGTCTCGCTGACGCTCGAGGCGATCACGATCCTCTTCGAGCTGACCGACGTGACCGTCGTCGAGGTCCGCAACGGCGACTTGCACGTCGTCGGGAGCACGAATCCCGAGGTTTCGGCCGGCGGAGCTCCCAGTGAGGTGGCCCGCGAGGCACACGAGACCGGTGAGACCGTCACCGTCTCCGGCGAGGCGGCGGGGCTCACCGACGACGACGACACCGCGGCGACACTGGCCGTTCCCGAGGGGATCGTCGACGAGCCGATCTGCGTGATCGTCGTCCGTTCGTCGAGTGACGAGGCGTTCGGCGACGAGGTGGTCCGGCCCATGGAGATCCTGGCGACCCACGCCGCGACGGCCATCAGCAACATCCGCTCGCGCGAGCGGCTGGAGCGCGCCCGGCAGGACCTCGAGACCCGCAAGGAGATGGTCGAGATGTACGACCGCCTGCTCCGCCACGACATCGGCAACGACCTGCAGATCATCGCCGGGTTCGCAAACGCCGTCTCGGAGCTCGTCGAGGACGAACGGGCCGGCGAGTACGTCGGCAAGATCGAACGCGCGGCCGACAACTCGGCGGACCTCATCCAGCGCGTCGGCGATCTGGTCTCGACGCTCGAAGCCCAGAACGAACCCGACGCCCGGGACCTGCGACCGCTACTCGAAGACACCGTCCGTGACGCGACCGACCAGTACGAGAGCCTCTCGGTCGAGTTCGACCCCGCCGAGTTCGAGCACCGCGTCTACGCCGGCGACCTCCTCGACTCGGTGTTCACCAACGTTCTCACCAACGCCGCGGTCCACAGCGACGGCGACGTGACCGTCGACCTGTACGCCGAGACACCTGCCCCCGACCGACTCGTCGTGGGGATGGCCGACGACGGGAGCGGTATCGACTCCGAGTTGCGCGAGGACATCTTCGAGATGGGCGTCAAAGGAGAAGACAGCGAGGGGACCGGGTTCGGCCTCGGGTTCGTCCGCGCGCTTACCGAGTCCTACGGCGGGGGGGTCGACGTCCGCGAGAGCGCGGCCGGTGGCGCCGACTTCCGCGTCACGCTCGAACGGGTGTAG
- a CDS encoding AI-2E family transporter encodes MVEFEFAPDWGRIGWAAVGAVLVLALLWVFYSFVGTFVFALFIYYSIRRVHGEIRDRIGQPTVSAALALVALALPAVLLLLYATAIGVQELQEFAGTTDLNQYIAVADPYLNVTQAVENPRGVFEGAGGMDLVGSALSRGTSYLGFLGTGLLHLFVMFAVAFYLLRDDHRLAEWVAEFDDDGPTVFEEFAREVDDSLEMIFAGNILNAVVTATVGAITYSVLNVFAPPEVAVPYAALVGLLAGIASLVPVVGMKLVYVPVSVYLAATAFTEGTGWVFVGAFVLVSFLIVDVIPDLLVRPYVTGGTLHTGSVMFAYILGPLLFGWYGLFLGPVILVFFTHFGRVVVPALLGRDRPADGDHRNGSDDGGDTTEADATRGDGAAAERSETKRTSGTGSESDSDVGGEHADPGAGDDASDRSRSSDG; translated from the coding sequence ATGGTAGAGTTCGAGTTCGCCCCAGACTGGGGACGGATCGGCTGGGCCGCGGTCGGGGCGGTCCTCGTACTCGCCCTGCTGTGGGTGTTCTACTCGTTCGTCGGGACCTTCGTGTTCGCGCTCTTTATATACTACTCCATCAGGCGGGTCCACGGGGAGATACGTGACCGGATCGGGCAGCCGACCGTCTCGGCCGCGCTGGCGCTGGTCGCGCTCGCGCTACCGGCGGTGTTGCTCCTGCTGTACGCCACGGCCATCGGCGTTCAGGAACTCCAGGAGTTCGCCGGCACGACCGACCTGAACCAGTACATCGCTGTCGCCGACCCGTATCTGAACGTCACGCAGGCCGTCGAGAACCCGCGAGGCGTCTTCGAGGGTGCCGGCGGGATGGATCTGGTGGGCTCGGCGCTGTCCCGCGGGACCAGTTATCTGGGCTTTCTCGGGACCGGCCTGTTGCACCTGTTCGTCATGTTCGCGGTCGCCTTCTACCTGCTGCGCGACGATCACAGACTGGCTGAGTGGGTGGCCGAGTTCGACGACGACGGGCCCACGGTCTTCGAGGAGTTCGCCCGCGAGGTCGACGACAGCCTGGAGATGATCTTCGCCGGCAACATCCTCAACGCTGTCGTCACCGCCACCGTCGGCGCGATCACCTACAGCGTCCTCAACGTCTTCGCGCCCCCCGAAGTGGCCGTCCCCTACGCCGCGCTGGTCGGCCTGCTCGCCGGGATCGCCAGCCTCGTCCCCGTGGTCGGGATGAAGCTCGTCTACGTGCCCGTCTCGGTCTACCTCGCCGCGACCGCGTTCACCGAGGGGACGGGCTGGGTGTTCGTCGGCGCGTTCGTCCTCGTGTCGTTCCTGATCGTCGACGTCATCCCGGATCTCCTGGTCCGCCCGTACGTCACCGGCGGGACGCTCCACACGGGCAGTGTTATGTTCGCGTACATCCTGGGCCCGCTGCTGTTCGGCTGGTACGGCCTGTTCCTCGGCCCCGTCATCTTGGTCTTTTTCACGCACTTCGGTCGGGTCGTCGTCCCCGCCCTGCTCGGCCGGGACCGACCGGCGGACGGCGACCATCGCAACGGGAGCGACGACGGCGGCGACACGACCGAAGCCGACGCGACCAGGGGCGACGGCGCGGCGGCCGAGAGATCTGAAACGAAGCGAACGAGCGGGACCGGTTCGGAGAGCGACTCGGACGTGGGCGGCGAACACGCCGATCCCGGCGCCGGTGACGACGCGTCTGACCGGTCCCGGTCGTCGGACGGCTAG
- a CDS encoding pyridoxamine 5'-phosphate oxidase family protein yields the protein MDRLTGDWDRERTEQFLDEQTIPVRLATHTPRDGLWMLSLWYRYRDGHLECATGASAKVVDYLRENPGVAFEISTNDVPYRGVRGAGTADIAPDDDKAVLRDLIERYLGDTDSKLARSLLSPDRDEVRIRVDVDRAYTWDFSDRMGGE from the coding sequence ATGGACCGACTCACCGGCGACTGGGACCGCGAGCGGACCGAACAGTTCCTGGACGAACAGACCATCCCGGTGCGGCTCGCGACCCACACACCGCGAGACGGCCTCTGGATGCTCTCGCTGTGGTACCGCTACCGCGACGGCCACCTGGAGTGTGCTACCGGCGCCAGTGCGAAGGTCGTCGACTACCTCCGCGAGAACCCCGGAGTCGCCTTCGAGATCTCGACCAACGACGTGCCCTACCGAGGCGTGCGCGGTGCGGGAACCGCCGACATCGCCCCCGACGACGACAAGGCCGTCCTCCGTGACCTCATCGAGCGCTACCTCGGCGACACCGACTCGAAGCTCGCCCGCTCGCTCCTCTCGCCCGACCGCGACGAAGTGCGCATCCGCGTCGACGTCGACCGCGCCTACACCTGGGACTTCTCCGACCGGATGGGCGGGGAGTGA
- a CDS encoding aminotransferase class III-fold pyridoxal phosphate-dependent enzyme, producing MDRDTAEPTVSSIPGERAREWVEFHHESAAPSTYVYDFVWDYTEPAEGPFCTDVDGNVLVDFTSHVAASPLGYNNPKLVERMEGFDLVDPMKIAGQDFYVASGELGDHDFPTPADLMDRLTDRSDHYGMDTVFLSNSGAEAVENAIKISYDHTGADYGITFQGAFHGRTLGALSLNRSKSVYRREFPEIPKVHDVPFCDDRTCDPESCTCGFFHGETSQLRKLLDPERGAVHPDDVAYLIVEPIQGEGGYRFPSDAFAEEIAEVCEQHDLTLVADEIQSGVGRTGEFWASDHYPFDPDVIASAKGLRVGATISREEVFPEQTSRLSSTWGAGDIVSALQGALTLDVIDDYDLMDNAVVRGRQFLESMRDADLAPVVDVRGKGLMLAVEFDSKERRDDVQAAAMQRGLLTLACGHKTLRVLPPLDVTEREIGLGVDLLTDAIGDVA from the coding sequence ATGGACAGGGACACGGCGGAACCGACGGTGTCGTCGATCCCCGGCGAGCGCGCCCGGGAGTGGGTCGAGTTCCACCACGAGTCGGCCGCCCCGAGCACCTACGTCTACGACTTCGTCTGGGACTACACCGAACCCGCCGAGGGCCCCTTCTGCACCGACGTCGACGGCAACGTCCTCGTGGACTTCACCAGCCACGTCGCCGCCTCGCCGCTGGGGTACAACAACCCCAAACTCGTGGAGCGCATGGAGGGGTTCGACCTCGTCGATCCGATGAAGATCGCCGGTCAGGACTTCTACGTCGCCAGCGGCGAACTCGGCGACCACGACTTCCCCACCCCCGCGGACCTGATGGACCGGTTGACCGACCGCAGCGACCACTACGGGATGGACACCGTCTTCCTCTCGAACTCGGGGGCCGAAGCGGTCGAGAACGCTATCAAGATCTCCTACGACCACACCGGCGCCGACTACGGGATCACGTTTCAGGGCGCCTTCCACGGCCGCACCCTCGGCGCGCTCTCGCTCAACCGCTCCAAATCCGTCTACCGCCGCGAGTTCCCCGAGATCCCGAAGGTCCACGACGTGCCCTTTTGCGACGACCGCACCTGCGACCCAGAGAGCTGTACCTGCGGCTTCTTCCACGGCGAGACCTCCCAGTTGCGGAAACTGCTCGACCCCGAGCGCGGCGCCGTCCATCCCGACGACGTGGCGTACCTGATCGTGGAACCGATCCAGGGCGAGGGCGGCTATCGCTTCCCGAGCGACGCCTTCGCCGAGGAGATCGCCGAGGTCTGCGAGCAGCACGACCTGACCCTCGTCGCCGACGAGATCCAGTCCGGCGTGGGCCGCACCGGCGAGTTCTGGGCGTCGGACCACTACCCGTTCGACCCCGACGTGATCGCGAGCGCCAAGGGCCTGCGCGTCGGCGCCACCATCTCCCGCGAGGAGGTGTTCCCCGAGCAAACCAGCCGGCTCTCCTCGACGTGGGGGGCCGGCGACATCGTCTCCGCCCTGCAGGGCGCGCTCACGCTGGACGTGATCGACGACTACGACCTGATGGACAACGCCGTCGTCCGCGGCCGGCAGTTCCTCGAGTCGATGCGCGACGCCGATCTCGCCCCCGTGGTCGACGTGCGCGGGAAGGGCCTCATGCTGGCCGTCGAGTTCGATTCGAAAGAGCGCCGGGACGACGTGCAGGCCGCGGCGATGCAGCGCGGCCTGCTGACGCTCGCCTGCGGGCACAAAACCCTGCGCGTGCTCCCACCGCTCGACGTGACCGAACGGGAGATCGGCCTCGGCGTCGATCTGTTGACCGACGCTATCGGGGACGTGGCCTGA
- a CDS encoding MBL fold metallo-hydrolase, whose protein sequence is MRVTFLGTGSAMPTGERFQTGILLESGGGNLLVDCGSGVLHGLQRTDVGYEGIDAVLLTHHHLDHVSDLLPLLKARWLAGATELTIAGPEGTEGLISDLLGVHDYMQGRVDLDFREVGPESFSLAGFDVTGFEVRHSMDCLAYRFEESGASPSDADDDDGDRPAFVFSGDTEAFPELVAFADGAAVLAHDCSFPDSVDVDNHPTPSELGTALAEADAEVGRVYLTHLYPHTDGRHDEMLDSIDQRYDGDVRFASDGLSLDID, encoded by the coding sequence ATGCGCGTCACGTTTCTGGGCACCGGGAGCGCCATGCCGACCGGCGAGCGCTTCCAGACCGGCATCTTGCTGGAGTCCGGGGGCGGGAACCTGCTCGTCGACTGCGGCAGCGGCGTCCTCCACGGCCTCCAGCGGACAGACGTCGGCTACGAAGGGATCGACGCCGTCCTCCTGACCCACCATCACCTGGACCACGTCTCCGACCTCCTCCCGTTGCTGAAGGCCCGCTGGCTCGCCGGCGCGACCGAGCTGACGATAGCAGGTCCCGAAGGCACCGAAGGCCTGATATCGGACCTGCTCGGCGTTCACGACTACATGCAGGGCCGCGTGGACCTGGACTTTCGCGAGGTCGGCCCCGAGTCGTTCTCGCTCGCGGGCTTCGACGTGACCGGGTTCGAGGTCCGACACTCGATGGACTGTCTCGCCTACCGCTTCGAGGAGTCGGGAGCGTCCCCGTCGGACGCCGACGACGACGACGGCGACCGCCCGGCGTTCGTCTTCAGCGGCGACACCGAGGCGTTTCCCGAACTGGTGGCGTTCGCCGACGGCGCCGCCGTGCTGGCCCACGACTGCTCGTTCCCCGACAGCGTCGACGTAGACAACCACCCGACACCGAGCGAGCTGGGCACGGCGTTGGCGGAAGCCGACGCGGAAGTCGGTCGGGTGTACCTGACCCACCTCTACCCCCACACCGACGGCCGCCACGACGAGATGCTGGACTCGATCGACCAGCGCTACGACGGCGACGTTCGCTTCGCCTCCGACGGGTTGTCGCTCGACATCGACTGA
- the folD gene encoding bifunctional methylenetetrahydrofolate dehydrogenase/methenyltetrahydrofolate cyclohydrolase FolD, protein MTEIIDGNAVAEDVRADVSDAVDDLAEEDVTPTLATVLMSDDPASETYVSMKQNDCEEVGIDTVDVDIDSDADAAELYDTIDDLNDDDDVNGILVQMPVPDHVDDRRVLRSIDPEKDVDGLHPENIGRLVAGDARYKPCTPHGIQRLLEAADVETEGKEAVVVGRSRLVGKPMANLFIQYGDGGNATTTVCHSRTEDLAAKTREADILVAAAGVPEMIDGSMVGEGAVVIDVGINQVDADTEKGYELVGDVDFESAEEKASAITPVPGGVGPMTRAMLLYNTVNAAALQSGVESTLD, encoded by the coding sequence ATGACCGAGATCATCGACGGCAACGCGGTCGCCGAGGACGTGCGCGCCGACGTGAGCGACGCGGTGGACGACCTCGCCGAGGAAGACGTGACACCGACGCTCGCGACGGTGCTGATGAGCGACGACCCAGCCAGCGAGACGTACGTCTCGATGAAGCAGAACGACTGCGAGGAGGTCGGCATCGACACCGTCGACGTGGACATCGACTCCGACGCCGACGCCGCGGAGCTGTACGACACCATCGACGACCTGAACGACGACGACGACGTGAACGGCATCCTCGTCCAGATGCCCGTTCCCGACCACGTCGACGACCGACGCGTCCTCCGCAGCATCGACCCCGAGAAGGACGTCGACGGCCTCCATCCGGAGAACATCGGCCGGCTGGTCGCCGGTGACGCCCGCTACAAGCCCTGCACGCCCCACGGCATCCAGCGACTGCTCGAAGCCGCCGACGTCGAGACCGAAGGCAAAGAGGCCGTCGTCGTCGGCCGCTCGCGGCTGGTCGGCAAGCCGATGGCGAACCTCTTCATCCAGTACGGCGACGGCGGCAACGCGACGACGACCGTCTGCCACTCCCGAACCGAGGACCTGGCCGCCAAGACCCGGGAGGCCGACATTCTCGTCGCCGCGGCGGGCGTCCCGGAGATGATCGACGGCTCGATGGTCGGCGAGGGCGCGGTCGTGATCGACGTGGGCATCAACCAGGTCGACGCCGACACCGAGAAGGGCTACGAACTGGTCGGCGACGTGGACTTCGAGAGCGCCGAGGAGAAAGCGTCGGCCATCACGCCGGTCCCGGGCGGTGTCGGTCCGATGACCCGCGCGATGCTCCTGTACAACACCGTCAACGCCGCCGCGCTGCAGTCCGGCGTCGAGTCGACGCTGGACTGA
- a CDS encoding amphi-Trp domain-containing protein produces the protein MVETVLFEDERRLTRTDVASYLRTIADRLETGEPLTLETGADSATVDVPREVEFEVKVEREGPADGVGELGLELELEWNEDAEMSGDSLSIQ, from the coding sequence ATGGTCGAAACAGTCCTCTTCGAAGACGAGCGACGACTCACCCGGACGGACGTGGCCTCGTACCTCCGGACGATCGCCGATAGACTGGAGACCGGCGAGCCGCTGACACTCGAAACAGGTGCCGACTCCGCCACGGTCGACGTGCCGCGTGAGGTCGAGTTCGAGGTGAAAGTCGAACGTGAGGGACCGGCCGACGGAGTCGGAGAGCTCGGCCTTGAACTCGAACTCGAGTGGAACGAGGACGCCGAGATGTCGGGCGACTCGCTGTCCATCCAGTAG
- a CDS encoding DUF7117 family protein, protein MKIRGERECRACGTRWSYYETGSVVCPDCGSIRSVGLDDPTEHTAGNARLDLTEIRALLDDQPLADVAEAAAERCREYVRQCGFVSGGELRPLDDTYLGAAELRLAGEEVARAMHLTDDEEYYFLDLLRGADAGERPPADEVPESMRAVRGLAYARAVDAYRSDLRRYLEDNPDATVRSLLTTLRDHQKRIEALDGDVSARTAGELVYVVRAVGRALADDDETALAEAQRRLDGFEIDL, encoded by the coding sequence ATGAAGATCCGCGGCGAGCGCGAGTGCCGGGCGTGTGGCACTCGCTGGTCGTACTACGAGACGGGGAGCGTCGTCTGCCCGGACTGCGGGAGCATCCGGAGCGTCGGGCTCGACGACCCCACCGAACACACCGCCGGCAACGCCCGGCTGGACCTGACCGAGATCCGCGCGCTCCTCGACGACCAGCCGCTCGCGGACGTCGCCGAGGCGGCCGCCGAGCGCTGCCGGGAGTACGTCCGCCAGTGCGGGTTCGTCAGTGGCGGGGAGTTGCGCCCGCTCGACGACACCTACCTCGGGGCCGCCGAGTTGCGGCTTGCGGGCGAGGAAGTCGCCCGGGCGATGCACCTCACCGACGACGAGGAGTACTATTTCCTCGACCTGCTCCGCGGCGCCGACGCGGGCGAGCGCCCGCCCGCCGACGAGGTCCCCGAGTCGATGCGGGCGGTCCGCGGTCTCGCCTACGCCCGCGCGGTCGACGCCTACCGCTCGGATCTGCGCCGATACCTCGAGGACAACCCCGACGCGACCGTCCGGTCGCTGCTGACGACGCTCCGGGACCACCAGAAGCGGATCGAGGCGCTCGACGGCGACGTCTCCGCCCGAACCGCGGGCGAACTCGTCTACGTCGTCCGCGCCGTCGGCCGCGCGCTGGCCGACGACGACGAGACCGCCCTCGCCGAGGCCCAGCGTCGACTCGACGGCTTCGAGATCGACCTCTGA
- a CDS encoding MgtC/SapB family protein: MSGVAQFSSIPLDAEVLQITLAGVLGLFLGLEREWSHKSAGVRTFSLISMLGAAFTVLGSTPLVVVGGVLVIVQGTLLAVRGLLAEDDSDQGLSLTTSTSMLVAYAVGTLVASGYTLEAVTVTVFSALLLVLKRELHSFAWGMTRTELRSAAEFAILAFVVYPLLPAGGYEVGAGDLIVEVEPRVIWLMVVTVAAIGIVNYAIVQTYGSRGIAVTGFFGGLASSTAVVGAMLDHVEQRPAVSSYAVAAILLADAAMAARNLTIALLFTFETGLLLGAVVPLGAVILGSVAIAAYTADWTENLEMDLESPFSLRNVLSFGGLFLIVVVAGGLAAAQFGRLGFYVTAALTGLVSSAGATTSAVILYRGGGLSAEAAVLAILLSTASSIVVKAGLTFAGPDREFAVKTATVSTVLLVAAGAVTAVATM, from the coding sequence GTGTCGGGAGTCGCGCAGTTCTCGTCGATCCCGCTGGACGCGGAGGTGCTCCAGATCACGCTGGCGGGTGTGCTCGGGCTGTTCCTCGGACTGGAGCGCGAGTGGTCGCACAAGTCGGCGGGCGTACGGACGTTCTCGCTGATAAGCATGCTCGGCGCCGCGTTCACGGTGCTGGGTTCGACCCCGCTAGTCGTGGTCGGCGGCGTCCTCGTCATCGTTCAGGGGACGCTGCTGGCGGTCAGGGGACTGCTGGCCGAGGACGACAGCGACCAGGGGCTGTCGCTGACCACGTCGACGTCGATGCTGGTCGCCTACGCCGTCGGGACGCTCGTCGCCTCGGGCTACACGCTGGAGGCGGTGACGGTGACGGTCTTCTCGGCCCTGCTGCTCGTGCTCAAGCGCGAACTGCACAGCTTCGCCTGGGGGATGACCCGGACCGAACTGCGCTCGGCCGCGGAGTTCGCCATCCTCGCGTTCGTCGTCTACCCACTGCTCCCCGCCGGGGGCTACGAGGTCGGTGCCGGCGACCTGATAGTCGAAGTCGAGCCGCGCGTCATCTGGCTGATGGTCGTCACCGTCGCGGCCATCGGCATCGTCAACTACGCCATCGTCCAGACCTACGGCAGCCGCGGCATCGCCGTCACCGGTTTCTTCGGCGGGCTGGCCTCCTCGACCGCGGTCGTCGGTGCGATGCTCGACCACGTCGAACAGCGTCCGGCCGTCAGCTCCTACGCCGTCGCGGCCATCCTGCTGGCCGACGCGGCCATGGCCGCCCGCAACCTCACCATCGCGCTCCTCTTTACATTCGAGACGGGCCTGTTGCTCGGCGCGGTCGTCCCGCTCGGCGCGGTGATACTCGGTAGCGTCGCCATCGCCGCCTACACCGCCGACTGGACGGAGAACCTCGAGATGGACCTGGAGAGCCCTTTCTCGCTGCGGAACGTCCTGAGCTTCGGCGGCCTGTTCCTGATCGTCGTCGTCGCCGGCGGGCTGGCCGCCGCGCAGTTCGGCCGCCTGGGCTTCTACGTCACTGCCGCGCTCACCGGGCTGGTCTCGTCCGCGGGCGCGACCACCTCCGCGGTGATCCTCTACCGCGGTGGCGGCCTCTCGGCGGAGGCGGCAGTCCTCGCCATCCTCCTCTCGACGGCCTCCAGCATCGTCGTCAAAGCCGGGCTGACCTTCGCCGGCCCCGACCGGGAGTTCGCCGTCAAGACCGCGACCGTCAGCACCGTCCTGCTGGTCGCCGCCGGCGCCGTCACCGCCGTGGCGACGATGTGA
- a CDS encoding mRNA surveillance protein pelota, translated as MQVNDRHPTTEGRERVTLVPESLDDLWHLTYVVEPGDLVSGDTTRRIQRNDDDMRDTGGEREHMWIELEVETVEFAKFANRLRVGGVIVDCSREDQLDFHHTINLEPFEELEIEKIWKPDQDDRLSEAVEATENPDVAVATVEEGEAYVHTVAQYGTEERASITGPTGKAAWGDGARPREELFEELATVLARMDVEAIILAGPGFTKQDALDYIQENERDLSDRITTVDTTGVGDRGVHEVLKRGAVDEVQTQTRISAEADLVDELTERIATGAEVAYGPEGVAEAADFGAIEQLLVLDERLRAERGDEGDWDIDVDDVIETTEQKGGEVTVFSGEFDPGQQLRNLGGIAALLRYRID; from the coding sequence ATGCAGGTCAACGACCGCCACCCGACGACGGAGGGTCGGGAGCGGGTCACCCTCGTCCCGGAGAGCCTGGACGACCTCTGGCACCTCACCTACGTCGTCGAGCCGGGCGACCTCGTCTCCGGCGACACGACGCGGCGCATCCAGCGCAACGACGACGACATGCGCGACACCGGCGGCGAGCGCGAGCACATGTGGATCGAACTCGAGGTCGAGACCGTCGAGTTCGCCAAGTTCGCCAACCGCCTGCGCGTCGGCGGTGTCATCGTCGACTGCTCGCGGGAAGACCAGCTCGACTTCCACCACACGATCAACCTCGAACCGTTCGAGGAGCTAGAAATCGAGAAGATCTGGAAGCCCGACCAGGACGACCGTCTCTCCGAAGCGGTCGAAGCCACCGAGAACCCGGACGTGGCCGTCGCCACCGTCGAGGAAGGCGAGGCGTACGTCCACACCGTCGCCCAGTACGGCACCGAGGAGCGGGCGTCCATCACGGGCCCCACCGGTAAGGCCGCGTGGGGCGACGGCGCCCGGCCGCGCGAGGAACTGTTCGAGGAACTGGCGACGGTCCTCGCACGGATGGACGTGGAGGCGATCATCCTCGCCGGGCCCGGCTTCACCAAGCAGGACGCGCTCGACTACATCCAGGAGAACGAACGGGACCTGTCCGACCGGATCACGACCGTCGACACCACCGGCGTCGGCGACCGCGGCGTCCACGAGGTGCTCAAACGGGGGGCCGTCGACGAGGTCCAGACCCAGACGCGCATCTCCGCGGAGGCCGACCTGGTCGACGAGCTGACCGAGCGGATCGCGACGGGTGCCGAAGTCGCCTACGGGCCCGAGGGAGTCGCCGAGGCCGCCGACTTCGGCGCCATCGAGCAGCTACTCGTCCTCGACGAGCGCCTGCGCGCCGAGCGCGGCGACGAGGGCGACTGGGACATCGACGTCGACGACGTCATCGAGACGACCGAACAGAAGGGTGGCGAGGTGACCGTCTTCTCCGGTGAGTTCGACCCCGGCCAACAGCTTCGCAACCTCGGCGGCATCGCCGCGCTGTTGCGCTACCGGATCGACTAG
- a CDS encoding PadR family transcriptional regulator — protein MYDLTGFQRDLLYVIAGKEEPHGLAIKEELEEYYEKEIHHGRLYPNLDTLVDKGLVEKGQRDRRTNFYSLTRRGRREIEARREWEEQYVDL, from the coding sequence ATGTACGACCTGACAGGATTCCAGCGTGACTTGCTGTACGTCATCGCGGGGAAAGAGGAACCGCACGGGCTCGCGATCAAGGAAGAACTCGAGGAGTACTACGAGAAGGAGATCCACCACGGCCGGCTGTACCCGAATCTGGACACGCTCGTCGACAAGGGGCTCGTCGAGAAGGGCCAGCGCGACCGACGGACGAACTTCTATAGCCTCACCCGGCGGGGCCGACGAGAGATCGAGGCCCGCCGCGAGTGGGAAGAGCAGTACGTCGACCTCTAG